The Oreochromis niloticus isolate F11D_XX linkage group LG2, O_niloticus_UMD_NMBU, whole genome shotgun sequence genome includes a region encoding these proteins:
- the zic3 gene encoding zinc finger protein ZIC 3 — translation MTMLLDSGPQFASLGVGGFGTPRHHEIGNRDPSLGLNPFSDSSHSAAFKISPVAHDIASSQTSAFTPQASGYAAALGHSHGGQVGSYGGGAFNSTRDFLFRNRSVGESTAPSTQHGIFAASAGSLHGPPGITDNPGHLLFPGLHDQGVSHTSSGGHVVNSQMHLGLRGDIFGRPDPYRPVASPRTDPYGAQLHNYNHPINMNMGMNVPTHHGPGAFFRYMRQPIKQELSCKWIDENQMNRPKKTCDRTFSTMHEMVTHVSMEHVGGPEQSNHVCFWEDCPREGKSFKAKYKLVNHIRVHTGEKPFPCPFPGCGKIFARSENLKIHKRTHTGEKPFKCEFDGCDRRFANSSDRKKHMHVHTSDKPYICKVCDKSYTHPSSLRKHMKVHESQGSESSPAASSGYESSTPPVLVSASTEDPTKTPPSAVQNTSGHSEGLAPNFNEWYV, via the exons ATGACTATGCTTCTTGATAGCGGTCCGCAGTTTGCATCGTTAGGAGTGGGGGGCTTCGGGACGCCGCGGCACCACGAAATCGGGAACAGAGACCCTAGTCTGGGACTGAATCCCTTCAGTGATTCCTCCCACTCCGCTGCTTTTAAAATCAGCCCCGTGGCTCACGATATCGCTTCCAGCCAGACATCAGCTTTCACACCGCAAGCCAGTGGATATGCAGCTGCCCTGGGACACTCTCACGGCGGGCAGGTGGGCTCGTACGGCGGGGGAGCTTTCAATTCAACACGAGACTTTCTCTTCCGGAACCGGAGCGTTGGAGAGTCCACAGCTCCGAGCACCCAGCATGGGATCTTTGCAGCTTCGGCGGGGAGCCTCCACGGGCCGCCCGGGATCACCGATAACCCCGGACATTTGTTGTTTCCAGGACTTCATGACCAGGGAGTGAGCCACACTTCATCCGGTGGACATGTTGTTAACAGCCAAATGCATCTTGGCTTGCGCGGGGACATTTTCGGCAGACCTGATCCGTATCGTCCTGTAGCAAGCCCTCGGACGGACCCCTACGGGGCTCAGCTCCACAACTACAACCACCCCATCAACATGAATATGGGGATGAATGTGCCGACACACCACGGTCCGGGAGCCTTCTTTAGATACATGAGGCAACCGATCAAGCAAGAATTATCATGCAAATGGATAGACGAGAACCAGATGAACAGACCCAAAAAGACTTGCGACAGGACTTTCAGCACCATGCACGAGATGGTCACTCATGTGTCCATGGAGCACGTCGGCGGCCCCGAGCAGAGCAACCACGTCTGCTTCTGGGAGGACTGCCCGAGAGAAGGGAAATCTTTTAAGGCCAAGTACAAACTCGTCAATCACATCCGTGTGCACACGGGCGAGAAACCGTTCCCATGCCCGTTCCCCGGATGCGGGAAAATATTCGCCAGATCGGAAAACCTGAAAATACACAAAAGAACACATACAG GTGAGAAGCCGTTTAAGTGTGAATTTGATGGCTGTGACAGACGCTTCGCCAACAGCAGCGACAGGAAAAAGCACATGCATGTGCACACATCAGACAAGCCATACATCTGCAAAGTGTGCGACAAGTCATACACACACCCTAGCTCTCTCAGGAAACACATGAAG GTTCATGAGTCTCAAGGATCTGAATCGTCTCCAGCAGCAAGCTCCGGATACGAGTCGTCCACACCGCCAGTCCTGGTCTCAGCCAGCACTGAGGACCCGACAAAAACGCCGCCGTCAGCCGTACAAAACACGTCTGGTCACAGCGAAGGACTGGCACCCAACTTTAATGAATGGTACGTTTGA
- the zic6 gene encoding zic family member 6, which yields MTSLSRFSGCPLSCVNPGESNTEPSVVLPPLAGEHMGHPTGSSLKLCPSHNLRDYPETRSSAYVDHSVPNFSDSGYPSHRLEHSPRGIIIGANLSGAGMPPVTDQLASRPNQHGGIGRYRDFHGCRDNRSHTFFTSYQEQAHASSDASRDLGSQMMLGLPGDLLTRTHPYGQTISPKGNSQQLVTQFLGLYKPLNMAIQRGGGDAFLRCSKQTVKHELVCKWSDGQEGAGKLPCSRAFGTMYELVTHVTVEHVGGPEHSEYVCHWENCVRDRKPFKAKYKLVNHVRVHTGEKPFPCPFHGCEKVFARSENLKIHKRTHTGEKPFKCEFEGCNRRFANSSDRKKHSHVHSSDKPYMCKVRGCDKCYTHPSSLRKHMKLHCNKTQVAKDGDARPGGGSHIAEGRSSRVSDGTQISPPHPPTSTQDVPLSPESRDESTPRSRFHHTFDSSLDYSTHRSQPLLDPLLLQRGSYRPQSSQYPCSQTGHAFAQSSRTFSPASSFQKSIVNGWYTCHSGVDSFPPKQCNNIPSL from the exons ATGACAAGCCTTTCGAGGTTTAGTGGCTGCCCTCTCTCTTGCGTCAACCCCGGGGAGAGCAATACTGAACCCAGCGTGGTGCTGCCACCTTTGGCAGGAGAGCACATGGGACACCCCACTGGCAGTTCCTTAAAACTCTGCCCCTCGCACAATTTGCGAGACTACCCAGAGACGAGGTCCAGTGCATATGTTGACCATTCGGTTCCCAATTTTTCAGACTCTGGATACCCCAGTCACCGGTTAGAGCACAGCCCTAGGGGCATTATCATTGGAGCCAATCTTTCTGGAGCCGGCATGCCACCCGTCACTGATCAACTGGCATCAAGACCTAACCAACATGGAGGGATTGGACGCTATCGTGACTTTCATGGCTGCAGAGACAACAGAAGCCATACTTTTTTCACAAGTTATCAGGAGCAGGCCCATGCGTCCTCCGACGCATCTCGAGATCTCGGCAGCCAGATGATGCTGGGTCTGCCTGGCGACCTCCTCACCCGGACTCACCCTTACGGCCAAACTATCAGCCCCAAGGGAAACAGCCAGCAACTTGTCACTCAGTTCCTGGGTCTGTACAAACCCCTGAACATGGCAATTCAGCGTGGAGGAGGAGACGCTTTCCTCAGGTGctcaaaacaaacagtaaagcaTGAGCTGGTGTGCAAGTGGAGTGACGGCCAAGAGGGGGCTGGAAAGCTGCCTTGCTCCAGAGCCTTCGGGACCATGTATGAACTTGTCACCCATGTGACAGTGGAGCATGTCGGAGGACCTGAGCACTCTGAATATGTGTGTCACTGGGAGAATTGTGTGAGAGACAGGAAGCCTTTCAAAGCCAAATACAAGCTGGTGAACCACGTCAGAGTCCACACAGGGGAAAAGCCATTTCCCTGCCCATTTCACGGCTGTGAGAAAGTTTTTGCAAGATCAGAAAATCTAAAGATCCACAAGAGGACTCACACAG GTGAAAAACCTTTTAAATGTGAGTTCGAGGGCTGCAACCGGAGGTTTGCGAACAGCAGCGACAGAAAGAAGCATTCACATGTGCACTCCAGTGATAAACCCTACATGTGCAAGGTCAGGGGCTGCGACAAGTGTTACACCCACCCAAGCTCCCTGCGAAAGCATATGAAACTCCACTGCAACAAGACCCAAGTCGCCAAAGACGGCGACGCGCGTCCTGGTGGTGGTAGTCACATTGCGGAGGGCAGGTCAAGCCGAGTCTCGGATGGAACCCAGATCAGCCCTCCTCATCCACCCACCTCAACTCAAGATGTCCCCCTGTCCCCAGAGAGTCGAGACGAGTCGACCCCGAGGTCACGTTTCCATCACACGTTTGACAGCAGTTTGGACTACTCAACACACAGGTCACAGCCCCTCTTGGACCCTTTGTTGTTACAGAGAGGCAGCTACAGGCCCCAGTCCTCCCAGTACCCCTGCAGCCAGACAGGTCACGCTTTTGCCCAGAGCTCAAGGACTTTCTCCCCTGCTTCTTCCTTTCAGAAAAGTATTGTTAATGGATGGTACACATGCCACAGCGGCGTGGACTCTTTCCCACCAAAGCAATGCAATAACATCCCGTCTCTCTGA